In one window of Nitrospirota bacterium DNA:
- the rpsO gene encoding 30S ribosomal protein S15, which produces MLAKEQKKELIQQFQTHVNDTGSAEVQIAILSNRITYLTDHFKTHKKDHHSRRGLIRLVSQRRKMLDYLKKKNLSGYQQIIAKLGIRK; this is translated from the coding sequence ATGCTAGCTAAGGAGCAGAAAAAAGAATTGATTCAACAATTTCAAACTCATGTCAATGATACAGGGTCGGCGGAGGTTCAGATTGCTATATTGAGCAATCGAATTACGTACCTGACGGATCATTTTAAAACCCACAAGAAGGATCATCATTCGCGTCGGGGGTTAATCAGACTTGTGAGTCAAAGAAGAAAGATGCTCGATTATCTCAAAAAGAAAAATTTAAGTGGATATCAGCAGATCATTGCCAAATTGGGCATCCGTAAATAA
- the truB gene encoding tRNA pseudouridine(55) synthase TruB, with the protein MIENGVLNVDKPAGLTSHDVVVRARRLLNIKKIGHAGTLDPDATGVLVLCIGKATRLVEYLMGMDKEYQAVMRLGVSTSTQDASGEILEEKRWESVSEEDLKRCMMELTGEITQIPPAFSAIKIDGVPSYKRARNGEEVRIPARVVTIHHMDYLRKEGRDILMKIHCSKGTYIRTLCHDMGRSLGTGAHLYSLRRLRSGPFEIADSITLEEISEYVATKRIDMELYGMDEVMKSFPSISLDEWSEKKIIHGSPLHLKDGEGEFLKKGNLVCLKSRSGTLVALGVFENEGTKQIKIDKVLVQ; encoded by the coding sequence TTGATTGAAAATGGAGTCTTAAATGTCGACAAACCTGCGGGTTTGACTTCCCATGATGTTGTTGTCCGCGCCAGGAGACTCCTCAACATAAAAAAGATCGGGCATGCCGGAACGCTTGACCCGGATGCAACAGGCGTTCTGGTACTCTGTATCGGAAAAGCAACCCGCTTGGTTGAATACCTGATGGGAATGGATAAGGAATATCAAGCTGTCATGCGTTTAGGCGTCTCGACGTCCACTCAGGACGCTTCGGGCGAAATATTGGAAGAGAAGCGATGGGAGTCCGTTTCGGAAGAAGATCTTAAACGTTGCATGATGGAATTGACGGGAGAAATTACCCAGATACCTCCTGCATTTTCTGCAATCAAGATCGACGGAGTCCCCTCTTACAAACGGGCGAGAAACGGAGAAGAGGTCAGAATTCCTGCACGGGTTGTGACGATTCATCATATGGACTACCTTCGAAAAGAAGGGCGCGATATCTTGATGAAGATCCATTGTTCAAAAGGGACTTATATCCGGACCCTGTGCCACGATATGGGCCGGTCACTGGGAACCGGGGCGCATCTCTATTCACTTAGAAGGCTCCGGTCAGGTCCCTTTGAAATAGCGGATTCCATTACTCTGGAAGAAATCTCCGAATATGTTGCAACGAAGCGGATAGATATGGAACTATATGGCATGGATGAAGTGATGAAAAGTTTCCCGTCTATTTCTCTAGATGAATGGAGTGAAAAAAAGATCATTCATGGTTCGCCATTGCATTTGAAAGACGGAGAAGGGGAATTTCTCAAGAAAGGGAATTTGGTCTGTTTGAAAAGCAGGAGTGGTACGCTCGTCGCGCTCGGAGTGTTTGAAAATGAAGGGACAAAACAAATAAAAATTGACAAGGTTTTAGTTCAATAA
- a CDS encoding bifunctional oligoribonuclease/PAP phosphatase NrnA codes for MINQAIEVIKRHQNFMVTTHMSPEGDALGSSLALALFLKQLGKNAKVVIRDPIPYFLEFLPEKNMIYQSPAIEGQYDVICVCDCGDVARTGYFKNPAPGQKIPYPSKEVINIDHHVTNKGFGTVNWIEGEASATGEMIYDLIVALKGTLTPSIATAIYTTVITETGSFHYSNTTEKMFKIAAECVSKGIDVNQIAKGIFDTSSKSRLALLGKVLESLDVSSDGRIASVSVAGAMFKQTGTTAEDTENFVNYPRSIKGVEVAILFREVNPAEYKVSLRAQKALDVSEIAESFGGGGHKKAAGCTVQGSLKEVREKVMKAIETRMFRS; via the coding sequence ATGATAAACCAAGCCATTGAAGTCATTAAAAGACACCAGAATTTTATGGTGACAACGCATATGAGTCCTGAGGGAGATGCTTTAGGGTCGTCTCTGGCCTTGGCATTATTTCTAAAACAGCTGGGCAAGAATGCCAAAGTTGTAATTCGAGATCCGATTCCCTATTTTCTCGAATTCCTTCCGGAGAAAAATATGATTTATCAATCTCCTGCAATAGAAGGGCAATACGATGTTATTTGTGTCTGTGATTGTGGAGATGTTGCAAGAACCGGTTATTTCAAAAATCCGGCTCCCGGTCAAAAAATCCCTTATCCATCCAAAGAAGTGATCAATATCGACCATCATGTGACCAATAAGGGATTCGGAACCGTGAACTGGATCGAAGGCGAGGCCAGCGCAACCGGAGAAATGATCTATGATCTCATCGTGGCGCTCAAAGGAACGCTCACCCCTTCCATTGCGACTGCGATATATACCACAGTCATTACTGAAACCGGATCATTCCATTATTCAAATACCACGGAAAAAATGTTCAAAATTGCAGCGGAATGTGTTTCAAAAGGGATTGACGTGAACCAGATTGCGAAAGGGATTTTTGACACCAGTTCGAAAAGTCGGCTCGCTCTTCTTGGAAAAGTCCTTGAATCGCTCGACGTTAGTTCGGACGGAAGAATTGCGTCGGTGTCCGTAGCCGGGGCGATGTTTAAACAAACCGGAACGACCGCCGAAGACACGGAGAATTTCGTGAATTATCCCAGATCGATCAAGGGAGTGGAGGTTGCCATCCTGTTTCGCGAAGTGAATCCGGCTGAGTATAAAGTGAGCTTAAGAGCCCAGAAAGCCCTAGATGTCTCAGAAATCGCCGAAAGTTTTGGCGGCGGAGGTCATAAGAAAGCGGCGGGTTGTACTGTTCAGGGCTCTCTTAAAGAGGTCAGGGAAAAAGTCATGAAAGCCATTGAGACAAGGATGTTCCGTTCTTGA
- the rbfA gene encoding 30S ribosome-binding factor RbfA: MKSFPEPFKRADRVGEAIKAEIANILSTKIKDPRVGFVTVTFVQVNDDLRTARVYVAPSIETSGEEVIKNLSRTVGYIRKELGKALQLRYVPELIFKLESESPLKILDLLEKVRKKENEV; this comes from the coding sequence TTGAAATCTTTTCCGGAACCATTTAAAAGAGCGGACCGCGTGGGGGAGGCGATTAAGGCCGAGATTGCCAATATCCTTTCCACGAAAATAAAAGATCCGAGAGTCGGTTTCGTCACAGTAACTTTCGTTCAGGTGAATGATGACTTGAGGACTGCCCGGGTATATGTGGCTCCTTCCATTGAAACATCCGGTGAAGAGGTGATAAAAAATCTCTCTCGTACCGTCGGATACATTCGAAAGGAGCTTGGCAAGGCGTTGCAGCTGCGGTATGTTCCGGAGTTAATTTTCAAGCTCGAATCTGAATCGCCACTGAAGATATTGGATTTGCTGGAAAAGGTTAGAAAAAAAGAGAACGAGGTTTGA
- a CDS encoding DUF503 domain-containing protein gives MSLQVPGSQSLKDKRQVIKSLIEKTKNRFNVAVAEIGDQELWQRALIGIVTIANDKKFVNQVLDKVLNFVRSNPFIHLIDYQIEIL, from the coding sequence GTGAGCCTTCAGGTGCCCGGAAGCCAGTCGCTCAAAGACAAGAGGCAGGTCATCAAAAGTTTGATTGAAAAGACAAAAAACAGATTTAATGTGGCTGTTGCAGAGATCGGAGATCAAGAGCTTTGGCAAAGAGCCTTGATTGGAATTGTTACGATTGCCAACGATAAGAAATTTGTGAATCAGGTTCTCGATAAGGTTTTGAATTTTGTCCGGTCGAATCCCTTCATCCATCTGATCGACTATCAGATCGAAATTTTATAG
- the infB gene encoding translation initiation factor IF-2 — translation MRIFELAKKLGLGSKELLVVVNELGIEVSNHMSAVDDADVRLISNKVSGKKEPPAKKDLPSGLLRKEKPKTTSASKAVPEEKPAEKKPRMLLKKKLKVEGPPADPELVALHTERDPSLAEISSGLELHKEGVQAETSISGKTASETSGGVAAPVKDKKDEPTSLTKPAVVSAAGIAAKPEEKAKKRTAEEELLLQQENLSKAKDKFKKVKKNKWEKDDAVLQIPSETRDWQDFKPIHKRDDRGKAGKKFAQPAAVIDITKPRKKVIKLTEGTTVKEFAELTGVKGTTVIAKLMEMGAMATLNQPMNLDAASLIAEGLGIKIEVVLEKTEEEKLERQQDSAESLQPRPPVVTIMGHVDHGKTSLLDAIRETKVTEGEAGGITQHIGAYVVEVGEKKICFLDTPGHEAFTAMRARGAKVTDIVVLVVAADDGVMPQTVEAINHAQAAGVPIIVAINKIDKPEANVEKIRNSLSEFQLISEAWGGQTIFVEVSAKKKIGLDTLLEMILLQAEVLELKADPNKLGRGTIIEAKLDKGRGPVATVLISEGKIQIGDVFVTGSYAGKIRALINDRGQNVKESGPSSPVEVIGLEGVPSAGDSFVIVKEEKMAREIASSRALKLRVSEMGQARKVTLDDLFNQIKEGDVKELRLVLKGDVQGSVEALRESLNKLTTPAVKIVVIHSGVGGITESDVLLASASNALIIGFNVTADTKGNQLAEKEKVDIRFYNIIYNAVADVKAAMEGLLEPTLKERSLGKAEVRQTFSVPKIGVIGGCYVIEGVIARSAIGVRLIRDGVVIYDGKLGSLRRFKDDVKDVQTGYECGIGIENYNDLKIGDIIEAYTIDKIAGKLL, via the coding sequence ATGAGAATTTTTGAATTGGCTAAGAAACTGGGATTGGGAAGCAAAGAACTCCTCGTTGTGGTGAATGAACTGGGAATTGAGGTTTCAAACCATATGAGTGCTGTCGACGATGCCGATGTACGACTGATTTCAAACAAGGTCAGCGGTAAAAAGGAGCCTCCGGCAAAAAAGGACCTTCCATCCGGCCTGCTCCGGAAAGAAAAACCTAAAACGACATCTGCTTCAAAAGCAGTTCCTGAAGAAAAACCTGCAGAAAAAAAACCGCGTATGCTTTTGAAAAAAAAGCTCAAAGTCGAAGGACCTCCAGCAGACCCTGAACTCGTAGCACTTCATACTGAAAGAGACCCGAGCCTTGCTGAGATCAGTTCCGGGTTGGAACTGCATAAAGAGGGTGTTCAGGCTGAAACGTCCATTTCCGGGAAAACGGCTTCGGAGACATCGGGTGGCGTGGCCGCCCCGGTCAAAGATAAAAAGGATGAACCGACCTCTTTGACCAAACCGGCCGTAGTCTCTGCCGCCGGGATTGCCGCGAAACCTGAAGAGAAAGCTAAAAAGAGGACCGCGGAGGAAGAACTTCTCCTTCAACAGGAAAATCTGTCGAAGGCAAAGGACAAGTTCAAAAAGGTCAAAAAGAACAAATGGGAGAAAGATGATGCCGTATTGCAAATTCCTTCAGAAACCAGAGACTGGCAGGACTTCAAGCCAATTCATAAAAGGGATGATCGTGGAAAAGCCGGGAAAAAATTTGCTCAACCGGCAGCTGTCATCGACATTACCAAGCCCAGGAAAAAGGTGATTAAGCTGACCGAAGGGACCACCGTCAAAGAATTTGCTGAATTAACCGGCGTCAAGGGGACAACTGTCATTGCCAAACTGATGGAGATGGGAGCCATGGCCACATTGAACCAGCCGATGAATCTGGATGCGGCATCTTTGATTGCGGAAGGCCTGGGAATCAAGATAGAAGTTGTTCTCGAAAAGACTGAAGAAGAAAAGCTCGAACGACAACAAGACTCCGCAGAAAGTCTTCAGCCACGTCCGCCGGTGGTGACCATCATGGGGCATGTCGATCACGGCAAAACCTCTTTGCTGGATGCCATCCGTGAAACGAAGGTGACAGAAGGAGAAGCCGGCGGAATCACCCAGCATATCGGGGCTTATGTTGTGGAAGTGGGTGAAAAGAAGATCTGTTTTCTGGATACTCCGGGACATGAAGCGTTTACGGCCATGCGGGCAAGAGGGGCAAAAGTGACCGATATTGTGGTCCTGGTTGTCGCAGCAGACGATGGCGTTATGCCACAAACTGTAGAGGCTATCAATCATGCCCAGGCTGCCGGTGTACCCATAATCGTGGCGATCAACAAGATCGACAAACCTGAGGCAAATGTGGAAAAAATCAGAAATTCTCTTTCGGAATTCCAGCTGATTTCTGAAGCCTGGGGGGGACAAACCATCTTTGTAGAAGTTTCGGCGAAAAAGAAGATCGGATTGGATACACTACTTGAAATGATTCTGCTCCAGGCCGAAGTCTTGGAATTAAAGGCGGATCCGAATAAATTGGGCCGGGGAACGATTATAGAAGCGAAGCTGGACAAGGGAAGAGGGCCAGTGGCTACGGTTCTTATTTCTGAGGGTAAAATTCAGATTGGCGATGTTTTTGTGACGGGGAGCTATGCCGGAAAAATCCGGGCCTTGATTAACGACCGGGGTCAAAATGTGAAGGAATCCGGTCCTTCGTCTCCGGTGGAGGTCATTGGTCTTGAAGGGGTTCCGTCCGCAGGCGATTCCTTTGTCATTGTCAAAGAAGAAAAGATGGCCCGTGAAATCGCGTCAAGCCGGGCTTTGAAATTGCGTGTATCCGAAATGGGCCAGGCTCGAAAGGTGACGCTGGACGATCTTTTCAACCAGATCAAAGAGGGGGACGTCAAGGAATTGAGGCTGGTCCTCAAAGGGGACGTTCAGGGATCAGTCGAAGCGTTGAGAGAATCCTTAAATAAATTAACGACGCCCGCGGTCAAGATCGTCGTAATTCACAGCGGAGTAGGAGGAATTACGGAAAGCGATGTCTTGCTTGCTTCCGCCAGCAATGCCCTGATTATAGGATTTAACGTAACGGCCGACACCAAAGGCAATCAGCTTGCCGAAAAAGAAAAGGTGGATATTCGATTTTATAATATTATTTATAATGCGGTTGCCGATGTGAAGGCGGCAATGGAAGGGTTGCTTGAACCAACTCTCAAGGAGAGATCACTTGGAAAGGCTGAAGTCCGCCAGACTTTTTCGGTTCCTAAAATTGGCGTCATTGGTGGATGTTATGTGATCGAAGGGGTGATCGCCCGATCCGCGATTGGAGTTCGATTGATCCGGGATGGCGTCGTAATTTATGACGGGAAACTGGGATCATTGAGGCGGTTTAAAGACGATGTCAAGGATGTGCAAACAGGTTATGAGTGCGGAATCGGCATAGAAAACTACAATGATTTGAAAATAGGCGATATTATCGAAGCCTATACGATTGATAAGATTGCTGGCAAGCTTCTATAA
- the nusA gene encoding transcription termination/antitermination protein NusA, giving the protein MNRELLSVIGQIERDKGIPSERIVKAVESALLSAAKKKYGSSENVQVKLDPETGEIEMVSLKKIVDEVTNPKIEISLEEAKKVDENAEFGDEIGFLLEMEDFGRIAAQAAKQVIFQKVREAEWDAVQKEYGGRTGDIVTGTILGQERRNYIVEIGKTEALLPAQEQIPRENFHRGDRIRAILLEVKSSSKGPQVILSRSSPEFVKKLFEMEVPEISEGVVEVKGVVREAGDRTKIAVNSKEPTVDPVGACVGVKGSRVQSVVRELRGEKIDIITWTEDPRTFIGEALSPAIVEKVGINEKERSAVVVVADAQLSLAIGKKGQNVRLASRLTDWKVDIINESEYEKERSKEREKEISLAFAQEQKAQELKEQQSLSHHNLPKVSDLPGVGEKLEESLKEFGFDTLEKIAAANEAQLSAIPLIGEKTARKLIESANDLLKS; this is encoded by the coding sequence ATGAATCGAGAATTATTGTCTGTCATTGGACAGATTGAGCGAGACAAGGGAATTCCTTCTGAACGCATCGTAAAAGCGGTTGAATCCGCGCTCCTTTCTGCGGCAAAAAAGAAATATGGTTCGTCTGAGAATGTTCAGGTAAAGCTGGATCCGGAGACGGGCGAAATTGAAATGGTGTCGCTCAAGAAAATTGTCGATGAAGTCACCAATCCCAAAATCGAAATTTCGCTGGAAGAAGCGAAAAAAGTTGACGAAAACGCCGAGTTTGGAGATGAGATCGGATTCCTGCTTGAAATGGAAGATTTTGGGCGAATTGCCGCGCAGGCCGCGAAACAGGTCATTTTCCAGAAAGTCCGGGAAGCAGAGTGGGACGCCGTGCAGAAGGAATATGGGGGTCGGACGGGAGATATCGTTACGGGAACCATTTTAGGGCAGGAGAGGCGTAATTACATCGTTGAAATAGGAAAGACGGAAGCTCTGTTGCCGGCTCAGGAGCAGATTCCCAGAGAAAACTTTCACAGAGGAGACAGAATCAGGGCCATACTTCTCGAAGTGAAGAGTTCTTCTAAAGGGCCGCAGGTGATCCTGTCCAGAAGCTCACCGGAATTTGTAAAGAAACTGTTTGAAATGGAGGTTCCGGAGATTTCAGAAGGAGTTGTCGAAGTCAAGGGAGTTGTTCGGGAAGCAGGTGACCGGACAAAAATTGCCGTTAATTCCAAAGAGCCGACGGTGGATCCGGTGGGAGCTTGCGTTGGAGTCAAGGGCTCGCGCGTGCAGTCGGTTGTCAGAGAGCTCAGGGGAGAGAAAATCGATATTATCACCTGGACGGAAGATCCGAGAACGTTTATCGGAGAAGCTTTAAGCCCGGCGATTGTAGAAAAAGTCGGTATTAATGAAAAAGAGAGATCGGCTGTGGTGGTGGTGGCCGATGCTCAGCTATCTCTGGCGATTGGAAAGAAAGGCCAGAATGTCAGACTGGCCTCCAGGCTGACCGATTGGAAAGTGGATATTATCAATGAAAGTGAATATGAAAAGGAGCGGTCAAAAGAGCGCGAAAAGGAAATATCGCTCGCTTTTGCCCAGGAACAAAAAGCGCAGGAACTGAAGGAACAACAGTCCCTTTCTCATCATAATTTACCGAAAGTATCCGATCTTCCTGGAGTCGGCGAAAAACTCGAAGAGAGTTTGAAGGAATTTGGATTTGATACGCTAGAGAAAATTGCCGCGGCGAATGAAGCTCAACTCAGCGCGATACCACTAATTGGCGAAAAAACTGCACGGAAATTAATTGAATCTGCGAACGATTTGTTGAAATCGTAA
- a CDS encoding ribosome maturation factor RimP, whose protein sequence is MDDQLPRIKEAILSILNSLNLELFDLEYAGNARKGVLKVTIDKAEGVKLEDCEKASRNISPLLDVYDFIDHQYTLEVSSPGLDRPLRKIEDFKRVIGKLVHVKTKEPIGLQKVFIGRLISVEENGNIHFLVEQKKKSDDLIISFDNILESNLEVEW, encoded by the coding sequence ATGGATGACCAACTCCCCCGAATTAAAGAGGCAATACTTTCAATTTTGAATTCTCTCAACTTAGAATTGTTTGATCTTGAATATGCGGGAAATGCCCGAAAAGGGGTGCTCAAGGTGACCATCGACAAGGCCGAGGGCGTAAAGCTTGAAGATTGTGAAAAAGCGAGCAGGAACATCAGCCCCCTTCTTGATGTTTACGATTTTATCGATCATCAGTATACGCTTGAAGTCTCCTCTCCCGGTCTCGATCGTCCGTTAAGAAAAATTGAAGATTTTAAAAGGGTGATCGGGAAGTTAGTGCACGTTAAAACGAAAGAGCCGATCGGACTACAAAAGGTCTTTATCGGAAGGTTGATTTCTGTTGAAGAAAATGGGAATATACACTTTTTGGTCGAGCAGAAAAAGAAGTCGGATGACCTGATCATATCCTTTGATAACATTTTGGAATCCAACCTGGAAGTAGAGTGGTAA
- the dat gene encoding D-amino-acid transaminase, producing MADIYFLNNQYLKLEDAKVSINDRGFQFGDSVYEVIRSYRGKLFHLDMHLKRFESSADKLEIPIPYSQRKLRDKVGEAYLKSEYAEAKIYLQLTRGTSERGHVYPSGLIPTFLITVLELRPFPTELKEKGVEIISIPDIRWGRCDIKSTNLLANVLAQQKARREGVYEAVMIRNGKVTEGSISNFFLVKQARVLTPPLNHDILPGVTRDLVLKIARDLKITVQEEMISEKEIYDADEVFLSGTTVEIVPVVRIDGRQIGNGLPGLMTKRLIKEFQIYTKIA from the coding sequence TTGGCGGATATCTATTTTCTGAATAATCAGTATTTGAAATTGGAAGACGCGAAGGTTTCGATCAATGACAGGGGTTTCCAGTTTGGCGACAGCGTTTACGAAGTCATCCGGTCTTATCGAGGCAAACTCTTTCATTTGGATATGCATCTTAAACGATTTGAGAGCAGCGCTGACAAGCTGGAAATTCCCATACCCTATTCTCAGCGGAAACTCAGAGATAAAGTTGGAGAGGCTTATCTGAAATCGGAATACGCGGAAGCCAAAATCTATCTCCAATTGACGCGCGGGACATCGGAGAGAGGCCATGTTTATCCGTCCGGTCTCATACCGACTTTCTTGATTACGGTCCTGGAACTCCGCCCTTTCCCAACTGAATTAAAAGAAAAGGGCGTCGAAATCATATCTATTCCGGACATTCGTTGGGGCAGGTGCGATATTAAATCCACCAACCTTCTGGCAAATGTCCTGGCTCAGCAAAAAGCCAGGCGGGAGGGTGTCTATGAAGCTGTGATGATACGGAATGGTAAGGTGACCGAAGGTTCCATCAGCAATTTTTTTCTGGTCAAGCAGGCGCGTGTATTGACGCCGCCGCTCAACCATGACATTTTGCCTGGCGTGACAAGGGATTTGGTTTTAAAGATTGCACGTGACTTGAAGATTACGGTTCAGGAAGAGATGATTTCGGAGAAGGAAATATATGATGCGGACGAGGTCTTTTTAAGCGGGACAACCGTTGAAATTGTTCCGGTAGTTCGGATTGACGGACGTCAAATCGGGAATGGCTTGCCCGGGTTGATGACAAAAAGATTGATCAAGGAATTTCAGATCTACACGAAAATCGCCTGA
- a CDS encoding bifunctional (p)ppGpp synthetase/guanosine-3',5'-bis(diphosphate) 3'-pyrophosphohydrolase — protein MLKSTLRIEDIIEKVSEYNPSAETALIRKAFEKSVGAHQGQIRRSGIPYVQHPLEVAQILTQLRLDLYSIVAGLLHDTVEDTSLTQEEVALEFGPTVAYLVEGVTKIGKINFTSDEEKQAENFRKMLLSMSKDIRVILIKLADRLHNMRTLEHLPEDKQIRIARETLEIYAPLANRLGIGWIKAELEDLCLRYLKPDIYFGLVKKIAKKKEDREGYIREVTDIIHQNLKENHFTAEVFGRSKHIFSIYQKIEKNGISFEEVFDLAAIRIITDTKFNCYAILGLIHSLWKPVPGRFKDYIGVPKSNLYQSLHTTVIGPRGERVEFQIRTKEMHQIAEEGIAAHWKYKEKGSFEEKSDATFAWLRQLVEWQRDLSDNRQFMNSVKLDLFSEVVYVFTPKGDVKELVKGSTPIDFAYNIHTEIGDHCTGAKVNGKIVPLRYELRNGDMVQVTTSPTQFPNKDWLKWVKSPRAKTRVKHWISIEERRRSLDIGKKLLEKELRRNHLSPSATLKTDQFQGILKELGVLSLEELWVALGYGKISPHQVIQKVLPDDSLKEGFKEKLVKKFGIEKEGVKVTGMNDILIHISKCCNPVPGDPILGFITRGRGLSIHSVECPNIDELDYDRERIVDVDWETQKDSTYPVKISVLSVDRQGILAAVSQAIASAESNISHAEITTSESKKASLIFIIDIKNIQHLDRVFKNIEKVDGVVQVRRVRG, from the coding sequence ATGCTTAAATCGACCCTCCGAATCGAAGATATTATCGAAAAAGTTTCTGAATATAATCCTTCCGCAGAAACAGCCCTGATCCGTAAAGCGTTTGAAAAGTCGGTCGGAGCCCACCAGGGTCAAATTCGTCGATCTGGAATTCCCTATGTTCAGCATCCCCTGGAAGTGGCTCAAATATTGACCCAACTGAGACTGGATCTCTATTCTATTGTCGCGGGATTGCTTCATGACACCGTTGAAGACACTTCACTGACTCAGGAAGAGGTTGCTCTCGAATTTGGTCCGACCGTTGCGTATCTCGTTGAAGGGGTGACGAAGATCGGAAAAATTAATTTTACAAGCGATGAAGAAAAGCAGGCTGAAAATTTCCGTAAAATGCTTTTGTCAATGTCCAAAGATATCCGGGTTATCCTGATTAAATTGGCTGATCGCCTTCACAATATGAGAACGCTTGAACACCTTCCCGAAGACAAACAAATCCGGATCGCCAGAGAAACACTGGAAATTTACGCGCCTCTGGCAAACCGGCTTGGAATCGGTTGGATCAAGGCGGAACTGGAGGATCTCTGCCTCCGGTATTTAAAGCCGGACATTTATTTTGGACTGGTTAAAAAGATCGCTAAAAAAAAGGAGGACCGCGAAGGGTATATCAGGGAAGTCACCGATATCATCCACCAAAATTTGAAAGAAAATCATTTCACTGCAGAGGTATTTGGACGCTCAAAACATATTTTCAGCATCTATCAGAAAATTGAAAAAAACGGGATATCTTTCGAGGAGGTTTTCGATCTTGCCGCGATCCGCATCATCACCGATACCAAGTTCAATTGTTACGCTATTCTCGGTTTGATCCATTCTCTTTGGAAGCCCGTCCCGGGGCGATTCAAAGATTATATCGGCGTTCCCAAATCCAATCTCTATCAATCCCTCCATACGACGGTGATCGGGCCAAGGGGAGAACGGGTTGAATTCCAGATCCGGACCAAAGAGATGCATCAGATCGCCGAAGAGGGGATTGCGGCGCATTGGAAATACAAGGAGAAAGGAAGTTTTGAAGAGAAAAGCGACGCCACATTTGCCTGGCTAAGACAATTGGTGGAATGGCAAAGAGATCTATCGGACAACCGCCAGTTTATGAATTCAGTTAAACTGGATCTCTTTTCTGAAGTGGTTTATGTTTTCACACCCAAAGGGGATGTCAAAGAACTGGTCAAAGGATCCACGCCAATTGATTTTGCCTACAATATCCATACGGAGATAGGCGATCATTGTACAGGGGCCAAGGTGAACGGTAAAATTGTTCCCCTCCGTTATGAGTTAAGAAATGGAGATATGGTTCAGGTCACCACTTCTCCCACCCAGTTTCCGAATAAAGACTGGCTAAAATGGGTTAAATCTCCCCGAGCCAAAACCAGGGTGAAACACTGGATCTCGATTGAAGAGAGAAGGCGCAGCCTGGATATCGGGAAGAAGCTCCTCGAAAAGGAACTTCGGAGAAATCATTTAAGTCCTTCTGCCACGCTTAAAACGGATCAGTTTCAGGGGATATTGAAAGAGCTCGGCGTGTTGTCTCTTGAAGAACTTTGGGTCGCGCTGGGATATGGGAAAATATCTCCTCATCAGGTCATTCAAAAAGTTCTGCCGGATGATTCGCTTAAGGAAGGTTTTAAAGAAAAACTGGTCAAAAAGTTTGGCATTGAAAAGGAAGGGGTCAAGGTCACAGGGATGAATGATATCTTGATTCATATTTCAAAATGCTGCAACCCTGTTCCGGGAGATCCCATACTTGGATTTATTACACGGGGAAGAGGATTGTCGATTCATTCCGTCGAATGTCCCAATATTGATGAGCTCGATTATGATCGGGAAAGAATTGTCGATGTGGACTGGGAAACGCAAAAGGATTCCACTTATCCGGTCAAGATTTCTGTTTTATCGGTTGACCGGCAGGGCATACTGGCTGCGGTATCGCAGGCGATCGCGTCGGCTGAATCGAATATCAGCCACGCGGAAATCACGACTTCCGAAAGCAAAAAAGCGAGTCTCATTTTTATTATCGATATCAAGAATATTCAGCATCTTGACCGCGTATTTAAAAATATTGAAAAAGTGGACGGCGTCGTGCAGGTAAGGCGCGTCAGGGGCTAG